DNA from Danaus plexippus chromosome 30, MEX_DaPlex, whole genome shotgun sequence:
agTGTTAATTCTAATCACAGATTCACCGAAAACTAATAAGAGTCAGAGAACTCAAGACAAGAAATCCTTGTTACAACGGAGGCAACTGAGTTTGCAAGCAAGGAAAAACAAACGGACAAGGGAAATCGTTGTTGTTAAGCCAGCGACGGACACACAGCTGGACGAGGACATTAGAAGGTTACAGGTACATGATTAGTTCATGGTATAACCGACATCGAAAACAGAGGTTCTGTGTTTGACATGTATGTGCATATGTAATTATAGAACATTACcaaatatgtaaattgtattGTGCATAGCATATGACATGAAATATAGAAAGGTTATATTGAAAAGGCCCCAGTAAGACttgtagatttatatatagtcgtggtggcctggaggttaaggTCCGCCTCTCATACGGGAGGGCGctggttcgaaacctggcaagtaccaatgtgatctttacgagtcatatgtactttctaagagtatttagacaccactgagaGACGGTGAAGGataacatcgtgaggaaacctggttttataatttcaaattataagattgaaatcgccaacccgtcttgagcaagcgtggtgattaatgctctaaccttctccatgtgagacggggcctttgctcagcagcgGGCTCTGATAGGCTTATGATGatgaaaatcatatatatacatatacatatatatatgtatcacatatatgtatgtatcacATATGTTCTGtatgtattacatatatttaacagGAAATCCCAACGTTCCTGCCAATAATGCGAGGAACGTTAGGCCTACCGGGGGCTAAGGATCCGGAGGTCTTGGAAGGTCTGTACATAGGTTAcaactgttattatatatagattttatatgtctgtctgtttgttacaAGATGCAGTATATGTTAGTATTAAACTAGTTTATGATTGAGGAaacttattctatatatatatctcaggTTTAGACTCCCGTCCCTGGATAAGGATGTCGTCAAGAGTCCAAGCCCACCTCGCAGCTTGCGCACAGCCTCTGGCCGCTGATGAGATAAATCTCGCTAGTAAGATCAAAGAGGTAAAAACTATCCTCATTaggttttttattacattttttgtatatatactgTTGTAAATTAAGATTTAGGATATACTTtaagttaatagttaataaattttttctcaTCTATTCCTTAACTTTGATTCGATATTTCTCTTACTTATAAAcacaatattcaaaataacgtTCGGTTGTCGTAAAAACTAttagcttttataaaaataaaacaattaacaaacaatacaTCAAACGTCTTGTGTCTCATTctatgttgattttattttatacttttaaaaatctgtCCAGAATACTCTTcatgtgttataaaatttcacagGCGGATACGGAAATAACACGCTTGTATACAGCGGCTGTTGAGAAACAGAGAAGTAACGCTAGACACGCGGAGAGGCTGTCCCGTGTCAGGGAACTACATCATCAGCTCTCGCGTTGTAACTCACTGTTGAACCAGGTAATAGGCACCTGGCTGACTGGTTGAATGTTGCTCTGACTGGCTGATTGACGGATTTCACTCTGTAAATTCAACTGAATTTTCGAAAGATAAAAATACCtagttattgttaaatataccTAGTTGTTTATACTTGTATCATTGATATctcaacaatatatatatcggcgcgagcggcttcaatgacggatgcaacatgaaaataactcaaggctggcatcaattactataacaacttattggtcgtcgttactattgttaaaagtaaaacgaaatcaaagagaatagaactatgtttgaattctggtataaatatgacgtctggacgcacgacaggggactgcagagttcagcgagtgcggagcataaagaaccttcgagaaatacaagaacatttagaagaattggagtttcattttgaaatatctggaacgtactgaaacaagtgacattagtgacgtcagcgaggctggcgtcctgtctttaaaaataatgaatctgtaataaatgtgaaatatatataatattatgaaatgtacAAAAgtctttttttacaatttcagaCTCTTCAGGACATAGAGGAATTAAACCAATTGTTACCAGAAGATAAGAGACTACAGCCGTTCGTGTGGAACGAGAACAAAACGAGCTCGTGATGGAAATGACATACACAGAAAAACAATTGATCTCAATATGAATGTAACTTCATGAACGTTGTGttagcaaaatattatgtcGTCAatgaattatgataaaaacttatataaaaaatgtcgcttttttattatagtattagaAAAAGCAGATCTATGAAGTATTTAGGTAACTATTTAGGTAGAGAAGCTCGGACGGTgacgttgtaaatttgttcgCGGTTGAAGTGGCAGCGAGAGGTATGACGGCTAAATATCTACAACCTACGAAAAGATTTGGGCCTGTaaagaactaatatcaattcattcttggaccgtacttcgaaggcagcccagtaagttcgtttcaaatttagttAGGTAGAAAGGAGCTTGAACGGTGGAGGCGAGTGTTTaccgcgcgttagttaggggcagTTTAAACccacacctgggtcgcaagtcccaggcactgatgaagctcctctccctgcatcatggacccggcgcccgcacggtgaatccattgaatgctgagaggtttcgtctcatataaTTACGACCAATAGTCGAAGTTCAAAGCTGCCGAACCCTCGAGACAAATACGAGACGGATCCTGTCCTCGTCTTATTTGCtctaattttgtatttgaatttcatataatatataaaaaatattgttcttttATTACCTCTCAACCTTGCCGCTTGCAGACCCTTaattttgaagaaattttaataacttccaACATCCGCTAGATGGCGCttacaataaaatcttatattaacaaaatccaactttatttcagtttatatattttttaattctaaaaatttgAGCGCCTGTTTGTGTCTGAAACCTTACCGGCAGAAAGCTGATGTAAAAAGGAATTACTTGATTACATACGATAtttgaaaagttatttatttctattcatgtaaataaaaaaaaaatactgatcGCGAACGAAGTCCTGGGAATAGTCGGTtcataatagtaaaatttttggtattaaataaaaacattttttaacaatagacGATCAAAGCGAGAACATTTcacagttaaattaattacggatcattttcttttataagctGTCTCtacacaattaaatttaaaaaaagttgctGAAGAAGCAAATAGGATCTTGACAGTACATAAGAAATCAGTTTCTTCCTctgttatgtattaaatttttatttttgcgacATCTATTGGTGACcactacaaatatttaaagatgttatatttcatatactaTACTAGCGATATCTATGATGTATAAAGTAAGGTTTAGTACTTATTTCTGCCAATAgattacatttcattaaaaggTGAATATGAGCATGAATCCACAACAAGAAACGACATAATAACTTCAGAGAAAAAGTTACTGAATtacataataacttatatatattatttaaaaatgccaGCTTTCGGGAATcgttaattcttataaatgttatgaaaCTTTCATCTAAGatcaatttgatttttttttatatcttaaatcaCGCCCGGAGCTACGTCTTTGTAGTGTTTAATGGATTCAGTGAATTCTAAACACATTGTAAAATTCTTTACATGGAATTTTATTGCCCAGTCGTTTATAAAAGCTTTTacctataaaaatgtttgatggaaaacgaaattaaaattaggaaAGTATGACTGTGGTTTCTTTCGAAAGAACTTACACTTTTAGCCTTTGTTCGTAATTGATTTAGTGGTAGTGGTTCAAATTGAATcactataaatagtttaaacaattatttcaattttgtaaGTGACTCTTAAAGCCGGCTATTGTTGTTATAAGTCGACTTATAATTCAATGACTTACAtgcttatttaattcaaacgaGTACGTACCTTTAGACGATTTTCTgctacatattaataaattcaagtcataatttttatttaaaaagtttataattgcatttcaaattaatttgataaaatttttgcgcAAGCGTAccataaagtttgttttgttaGAAATTGCATTGAAGTAAAAGAGACGAAATGTCGTTTTTTAATACGAATAGACAAATAGCATATCTAGTCCAATCATAGTTACCAACATTTGAAGCTCTTGAAATTAGTCGCGTAATACGatcgaataatttttaagagtacttataatgtaataaaatttaaagcttaTCTTATGAGAATAaggtatatatttgtataataacgTTTGACGGCTCCTGTCGGTCGCCATTTTCAATAATGGCCACGAGTACCACGACATCTATAGCGTTTAGTGTCACCGCGAGCTTCTTTGGCGTCGGTT
Protein-coding regions in this window:
- the LOC116776582 gene encoding BLOC-1-related complex subunit 5, whose product is MGSEQSLPPKKQSQRPPVRRGHTIATSNLPDGRRQDSTSGNNSPGASMCSDSELPYISYTVDRPIGDSPKTNKSQRTQDKKSLLQRRQLSLQARKNKRTREIVVVKPATDTQLDEDIRRLQEIPTFLPIMRGTLGLPGAKDPEVLEGLDSRPWIRMSSRVQAHLAACAQPLAADEINLASKIKEADTEITRLYTAAVEKQRSNARHAERLSRVRELHHQLSRCNSLLNQTLQDIEELNQLLPEDKRLQPFVWNENKTSS